From a single Marinobacter sp. THAF197a genomic region:
- a CDS encoding cation diffusion facilitator family transporter, giving the protein MACSCSAPNPQGPAPGFRKALWIALWVNLAMFFVEGLASLQSGSVALMADAIDFFGDSANYLLSLSVLSMGMLWRGRAALVKGLTMATFGLVVWGRAIWVLQSGATPEPLTMGLVGLLALAANVGVAVMLFKFREGDSDMRSVWLCSRNDAIGNLAVMGAALGVFGTGSAWPDLIVAGIMGTLALTAGISVVRHARSDIANARAANRLVAQEN; this is encoded by the coding sequence ATGGCATGCAGCTGTTCCGCACCGAACCCCCAAGGCCCGGCTCCGGGCTTTCGCAAAGCGCTCTGGATTGCCCTGTGGGTGAATCTTGCCATGTTCTTCGTGGAAGGCCTGGCAAGCCTTCAGTCCGGCTCCGTAGCACTCATGGCGGATGCCATCGACTTCTTCGGCGACAGTGCCAACTATCTTTTGTCCCTGAGTGTTCTCAGCATGGGCATGCTCTGGCGAGGGCGGGCCGCATTGGTCAAAGGGTTGACCATGGCCACCTTTGGGCTTGTGGTCTGGGGCCGCGCCATTTGGGTGCTGCAAAGTGGAGCAACGCCGGAGCCACTGACCATGGGGCTGGTCGGGTTACTGGCCCTGGCGGCCAATGTGGGTGTCGCCGTTATGCTGTTCAAGTTCCGGGAAGGTGATTCCGATATGCGCTCTGTCTGGCTCTGCAGCCGTAACGATGCCATCGGCAATCTGGCGGTAATGGGCGCAGCACTGGGGGTGTTCGGCACCGGATCCGCCTGGCCGGATCTGATTGTGGCGGGCATTATGGGCACCCTGGCCCTGACCGCAGGTATCAGCGTGGTTCGCCATGCCCGGTCAGACATCGCCAATGCCCGAGCTGCAAACCGGCTGGTCGCCCAGGAAAACTGA
- a CDS encoding DUF6174 domain-containing protein, which translates to MASAQEGSVKQAPVFGAVVLSLLLTGCAGAGKDTDVGPASTIEEARALWQSQGVKGYEVTIEQTCFCPPDLLQPMRVTVREGKVIDIEGLEQPLNHPDILDERRLTIEGLLDLIEQARGSADKLVVEYDPHYGFPASLEVDYSPFIADDEFSYRLTDFQAY; encoded by the coding sequence ATGGCGTCAGCGCAGGAGGGCAGTGTGAAACAGGCTCCGGTATTTGGTGCAGTCGTTCTATCCTTGCTGCTGACGGGTTGCGCAGGTGCGGGTAAAGACACAGACGTGGGCCCGGCTAGCACTATTGAAGAGGCCAGGGCCCTCTGGCAGTCCCAGGGCGTAAAGGGCTACGAGGTCACGATCGAACAAACCTGTTTCTGCCCGCCGGACCTACTGCAACCGATGCGTGTGACGGTCAGGGAAGGCAAGGTGATCGACATTGAGGGACTGGAGCAACCCCTCAACCACCCGGATATTCTGGATGAGCGCAGGCTCACCATCGAGGGTTTGCTGGATCTGATAGAGCAGGCCCGGGGCAGCGCCGACAAACTGGTGGTGGAATACGATCCGCACTATGGCTTTCCGGCATCGCTGGAAGTCGACTACAGCCCGTTCATCGCCGATGATGAATTTTCCTACCGGCTGACCGACTTCCAGGCCTACTGA
- a CDS encoding M12 family metallo-peptidase yields the protein MIRKFRLMTTMVLLLMALPANAESTDSLQLWIDGQSYDVALTSNERLASALAQQTKGHHYRGQVAEDPESWVRVSRLDGGWEGLAYVFGRMHSVGGDSARNQLANQSFSFQSVPQCGLDHAHTEAEISPDSIMSPMMAQAVSASYDSLCENRVAGACLLLELEVAFDRQFQDRFPGDYEDRALSILNMVEGFYFEQLGIGLDTLSMTFLQSEVFTTSTSASDLLNDVRAKVADGSLPFQQNERALFHLISGRDFDGSTAGLAWVGTLCSAHGYGTGVTNAFDSNVLTAVVVAHELGHNLGSGHDGDGNSCEGGYIMSSWANKNATSFSSCSESSFISTINNRTSLDQCFNFPADVSLAEGESNPEALAAAENFVAYFEVAYEQASQSADWLEVSGEIDGEGAAFELVTIDGAACETDGSTYLCKDIIPGTSDMALVVQGVSGTGEELVIAQRVALISLNGEVLDVRPENNRLESRFTVEPATESEPDSGGEQTGDGGTIVRADPDQTGNNTSVDSGGGSGGGSVGLGWLVMAAAAGALKWRQRRRAV from the coding sequence CCGGCCAACGCAGAATCAACCGATTCACTGCAACTGTGGATTGATGGCCAGAGCTACGATGTTGCCTTGACCAGCAATGAACGGCTGGCCTCGGCCCTGGCGCAACAGACCAAAGGGCATCACTACCGGGGACAGGTGGCCGAAGACCCGGAAAGTTGGGTACGGGTCTCGCGCCTCGACGGCGGTTGGGAGGGGCTGGCCTATGTATTCGGGCGAATGCATTCGGTTGGCGGCGACTCTGCCCGCAATCAGCTGGCGAATCAGAGTTTCAGCTTCCAGAGCGTTCCCCAGTGTGGCCTGGACCATGCCCACACCGAAGCCGAAATTTCCCCGGATTCGATCATGTCGCCAATGATGGCGCAGGCGGTGTCTGCCAGTTACGACAGCCTGTGCGAGAACCGGGTGGCCGGTGCCTGCCTGCTGCTGGAGCTGGAAGTGGCGTTTGATAGGCAGTTTCAGGACCGGTTCCCGGGCGATTACGAGGACCGTGCGCTCAGTATTCTGAACATGGTGGAGGGGTTCTATTTCGAGCAACTGGGCATTGGGCTGGATACCCTTAGCATGACGTTTCTGCAGTCGGAAGTGTTCACGACCTCAACCAGCGCCAGTGATCTCCTGAATGATGTTCGAGCCAAGGTTGCCGATGGTAGCCTGCCTTTTCAGCAAAACGAGAGGGCATTGTTTCACCTGATCAGTGGCCGAGACTTCGATGGCTCTACGGCTGGTCTGGCCTGGGTCGGAACCTTGTGCAGTGCCCATGGCTATGGCACCGGGGTGACCAATGCCTTTGACTCGAATGTGCTGACCGCTGTGGTGGTGGCCCATGAACTTGGACACAACCTGGGTTCTGGTCATGACGGCGACGGCAACAGTTGTGAGGGCGGCTACATCATGAGCTCCTGGGCCAATAAGAACGCCACGAGTTTTTCTTCCTGCTCAGAATCCAGCTTTATATCCACCATCAACAACCGCACCTCCCTGGACCAGTGCTTCAATTTCCCGGCGGATGTCTCCCTGGCTGAGGGCGAATCTAATCCTGAGGCTTTGGCTGCCGCCGAGAATTTCGTTGCCTACTTTGAGGTGGCCTACGAGCAAGCCTCCCAATCTGCGGATTGGCTGGAAGTCTCCGGTGAGATCGATGGCGAAGGCGCGGCGTTTGAACTGGTGACCATTGATGGCGCTGCCTGTGAAACGGACGGAAGCACCTACCTTTGCAAAGACATTATTCCCGGTACCAGCGACATGGCCTTGGTTGTTCAGGGCGTGTCCGGCACCGGTGAGGAGCTGGTTATTGCCCAGAGGGTAGCCCTCATCAGCCTGAATGGCGAGGTGCTGGATGTCCGCCCGGAGAATAATCGGCTGGAGAGCCGATTTACCGTGGAACCAGCCACTGAATCAGAGCCGGATAGCGGCGGTGAGCAAACGGGCGACGGCGGCACAATCGTTCGTGCCGACCCGGATCAGACAGGTAATAACACCTCAGTGGACTCCGGAGGCGGTAGCGGTGGTGGCAGTGTCGGGCTTGGCTGGTTGGTTATGGCTGCCGCAGCAGGCGCCCTGAAATGGCGTCAGCGCAGGAGGGCAGTGTGA